Proteins encoded by one window of Muntiacus reevesi chromosome 6, mMunRee1.1, whole genome shotgun sequence:
- the OR9A4 gene encoding olfactory receptor 9A4 — MLGNHSSATEFYLLGFSGSRELRHILFATFFFFYLVTLMGNTVIIVIVCLDKHLQSPMYFFLGHLSALEILVTTIIVPEMLWGLLLPGMQTISLAACVAQLFLYLALGTTEFALLGAMAVDRYVAVCNPLRYNVIMNSCTCNFVVIVSWLFGFLFQIWPVYATFQLSYCKSNVVDNFFCDRGQLLKLSCNNTLFTEFILFLMAVFVLFGSLIPTIVSYTYIISTILKIPSASGRRKAFSTCASHFTCVVIGYGSCLFLYVKPKQTQAADYNRVVSLMVSVVTPFLNPFIFTLRNDKVIEALRDRVKQCCHQFRN, encoded by the coding sequence ATGTTGGGGAATCACTCCAGTGCCACTGAATTCTATCTCCTTGGCTTCTCTGGATCTAGAGAACTACGCCATATCCTCTTTGctaccttcttcttcttctactTAGTGACATTAATGGGTAACACAGTCATCATTGTGATTGTCTGTCTTGATAAACATCTGCAGTctcccatgtatttcttccttggtCATCTCTCTGCCTTGGAGATCCTGGTGACCACCATTATCGTCCCCGAGATGCTCTGGGGGTTGCTGCTCCCTGGGATGCAGACAATATCTCTGGCTGCATGTGTGGCCCAGCTCTTCCTGTACCTTGCTCTGGGGACCACAGAGTTTGCACTGTTGGGGGCGATGGCTGTGGACCGGTACGTGGCTGTCTGTAACCCCTTGAGGTACAATGTCATTATGAACAGCTGCACCTGCAACTTTGTGGTAATTGTGTCATGGTTGTTTGGGTTCCTTTTTCAAATTTGGCCGGTTTATGCCACATTTCAACTTTCCTACTGCAAATCAAATGTGGTGGACAATTTTTTCTGCGACCGAGGGCAATTGCTCAAACTATCCTGCAATAATACTCTTTTCACGGAATTCATCCTCTTCTTAATggctgtttttgttctttttggttCTTTGATCCCTACAATTGTCTCCTACACCTACATCATCTCTACCATCCTCAAGATCCCCTCGGCCTCTGGCCGCAGGAAAGCCTTCTCCACATGTGCCTCCCACTTCACCTGTGTCGTGATTGGTTACGGCAGCTGCTTGTTCCTCTACGTGAAACCCAAGCAGACGCAGGCCGCGGATTACAACAGAGTTGTTTCCCTGATGGTTTCCGTGGTCACTCCTTTCCTCAATCCTTTCATATTCACTCTCCGGAATGATAAAGTCATTGAAGCACTTCGGGACAGAGTGAAACAATGCTGTCATCAATTCAGGAACTAG